The Hypomesus transpacificus isolate Combined female chromosome 3, fHypTra1, whole genome shotgun sequence genome has a window encoding:
- the atp10d gene encoding LOW QUALITY PROTEIN: probable phospholipid-transporting ATPase VD (The sequence of the model RefSeq protein was modified relative to this genomic sequence to represent the inferred CDS: deleted 2 bases in 1 codon): MEQIHWVRHRWQQLVSADSGRGWYSSPEAVRTKSSPEAHMLTHDRFTGKRRVVVARHGPLQSEYKLISKGCKGNGIRTTKYNLLSFIPMNLFQQFHRAANLYFLFIVMLNWIPVVEAFQKEITMIPLVVVLIVIAFKDALEDYRRYRFDKMVNNNIVSVYSGRKQAYVDQRWRDVRVGDFVHLSCNEIIPADMLLLYSSDPHGVCYIETANLDGETNLKQRQVVRDLLQQGSELAPESFNSRIECEIPNNNLGRFRGYMELPNKARVGLHNSNLLLRSCTIRNTETVVGIVVYAGHETKAMMNNSGPRYKRSKLERRLNVDVMWCVLLLIVMCVTGAVGHGLWLQNLKDSPYLIPDHTSPALAGFYLFWTLIIVLQVLIPISLYVSIEIVKLGQVFFIQNDMDFYNDHLDSRIQCRALNITEDLGQVQYVFSDKTGTLTENKMVFRRCTIFGVEYPHEENAKRLELYEPEEGEVGHLLTLKSCSSAKSLSRRSLSCKITGHAEEEGTDQPPSPTMPCHSAFSSRMAKDVIPDPLLVQKLNCLSVSPLRDCSSPSQELTYIVDFFLALAICNTVVVSSPTQPRHMVRVPEISHTPLTSLEDIKLMFQRFGRSRFSTASSPQASGSPRGLASRLFARGKAGSTPREDSNPDQEPDLLGHKPGVDRTSGEEEDEEGDGNTENKEGEQELSMVYNNLLVNRGEGRDSLEGCTGGHNQPKEHGVEDNTVVYEAESPDEAALVHAARAYRCTLQGRSLERLLVDLPGVGSLDVHLLHILPFDSTRKRMSVVVQHPLTGQVVVYTKGADSVIMDLAELTTDAEQADSRQGHIRDQTQKHLDSYAREGLRTLCIAKRVLEEEEYDNWLKHQRFAETSIENREELLLESAQRLECKLTLLGATGIVDRLQEEVPETIEALQKAGVRIWVLTGDKQETAINIACACKLLRPSDQLLTANCGSKEACEALFQELLAEVEHNQLTSEATGFTLVINGYTLDLVLQGKLKEEFLELSRHCKAVICCRSTPLQKSQVVQLVRDQLGVMTLAIGDGANDVSMIQVADVGVGISGQEGMQAVMSSDFAISRFKHLRKLMLVHGHWCYTRLANMVLYFFYKNVMYVNLLFYYQFFCGFSGSVMTNSWVLIFFNLLFTSAPPLLYGILDRDVTASTLIKLPQLYKFGNNSMAYQSSTFWLTILDAFYQSLVCFFVPYFAYAGSDVDILSFGSPINASALLIILLHQVLESHTLTWLHGLVLLGSGLFYFGFTLVFSCLCVTCSPPTNPLGVETLQMSQPLFYAVCTLTTVLALLPRMLLHALHNTISPSSALAAAQWDKLNPEEYWKRMQRWNHTQAKARSLHVDDMVLQNPDAELITQDLQECNTNTGPVVS; encoded by the exons ATGGAGCAGATCCACTGGGTCAGACACCGCTGGCAGCAGCTGGTTTCTGCTGATTCTGGGCGAGGCTGGTACTCTTCCCCTGAAGCTGTGCGGACCAAGAGCTCTCCTGAAGCCCACATGCTGACACACGATCGTTTCACTGGTAAACGCAGAGTGGTTGTTGCCCGTCACGGACCTCTTCAGTCGGAATACAAACTCATTTCCAAGGGATGCAAGGGCAACGGCATCCGTACTACCAAGTACAACTTGCTGAGTTTTATTCCTATGAATTTGTTCCAACAGTTCCACAG GGCAGCAAACCTGTACTTCCTGTTCATAGTGATGCTGAACTGGATACCGGTGGTGGAGGCCTTTCAGAAGGAAATCACCATGATCCCCCTGGTGGTGGTCCTTATTGTCATCGCATTCAAAGACGCCCTGGAGGACTACAGACGCTAC CGCTTTGATAAGATGGTCAACAACAACATTGTCAGCGTCTACAGCGG GAGGAAACAGGCATATGTAGACCAACGATGGCGGGATGTTCGTGTGGGTGACTTTGTCCATCTGTCTTGTAATGAGATCATCCCTGCTGACATGCTGCTCCTATACTCATCGGATCCCCATGGGGTGTGCTACATCGAGACTGCTAACCTAGATGGGGAGACAAACCTTAAGCAAAGACAGGTGGTCAGAGATCTCCTGCAACAG GGATCCGAGTTGGCTCCAGAGAGTTTCAACAGCCGTATTGAGTGTGAAATTCCCAACAACAACCTTGGCAGGTTCCGAGGTTACAT GGAGCTCCCTAATAAGGCTCGGGTGGGCTTGCACAATAGCAACCTTCTCCTGCGAAGCTGCACCATTCGCAATACAGAGACTGTGGTTGGCATTGTGGTCTATGCAG GGCACGAGACTAAAGCCATGATGAATAACAGCGGCCCGCGGTACAAGCGTAGTAAACTGGAGCGGAGACTTAATGTGGATGTGATGTGGTGTGTCCTGCTCCTCATTGTTATGTGCGTAACTGGGGCTGTAG GTCATGGTCTTTGGCTCCAAAACTTGAAGGATTCTCCGTACTTGATCCCTGACCATACCTCTCCAGCCTTGGCTGGTTTTTACCTCTTCTGGACATTGATTATAGTGCTACAG GTGCTGATCCCCATCTCATTGTATGTGTCCATTGAGATTGTCAAACTGGGCCAGGTTTTCTTCATCCAGAATGACATGGATTTCTACAATGACCATCTGGACTCAAGAATCCAGTGCCGAGCCCTGAACATCACAGAGGACCTGGGACAGGTCCAGTATGTGTTCTCTGATAAGACTGGAACGCTGACTGAGAACAAGATGGTGTTCCGCCGTTGCACCATCTTTGGAGTAGAGTACCCCCATGAAGAAAATG CAAAGAGATTGGAGTTGTATGAGCCAGAAGAGGGTGAGGTGGGCCACTTGCTCACTCTGAAGTCCTGCAGCAGTGCAAAGTCTCTGAGCCGGCGCTCTCTCAGCTGCAAGATCACAGGCCACGCTGAAGAGGAGGGTACGgaccagccccccagccccaccatgCCCTGCCACAGTGCCTTCAGTAGTCGTAtg GCAAAAGAtgtgatcccagaccctctgctCGTTCAGAAGCTTAACTGCCTGTCCGTGTCCCCCCTGAGAGACTGCTCATCCCCCAGCCAAGAGCTCACCTACATCGTGGATTTCTTCCTGGCTCTGGCTATCTGCAACACTGTTGTGGTGTCTTCTCCCACTCAACCACGCCATATG GTGCGGGTACCTGAAATATCCCACACCCCACTCACATCTCTGGAGGACATCAAGCTCATGTTTCAGCGCTTTGGTCGTTCCCGCTTTTCTACTGCCTCATCTCCCCAGGCCTCAGGTAGCCCCCGCGGCCTGGCCAGCAGGCTGTTTGCCAGGGGCAAGGCTGGGTCCACTCCCAGAGAAGACAGCAACCCAGATCAGGAGCCAGACCTACTAGGACACAAGCCAGGGGTGGATAGAAcctctggagaggaggaggacgaggaaggtGATGGGAACACAGAGAACAAGGAAGGTGAACAGGAATTATCAATGGTGTACAATAACTTGTTGGTAaaccggggagagggaagggacaGTCTGGAAGGCTGCACCGGAGGTCATAATCAACCCAAAGAGCATGGCGTTGAAGACAACACTGTAGTGTACGAGGCCGAGAGTCCGGATGAGGCTGCGCTGGTGCACGCTGCCAGAGCCTACCGCTGTACCCTGCAGGGACGCTCTCTAGAGCGCCTCCTGGTGGATTTACCGGGGGTGGGCAGTTTAGATGTGCATCTGCTCCACATCCTGCCCTTCGATTCCACACGCAAGAGGATGTCAGTGGTGGTCCAGCACCCACTCACAGGCCAGGTAGTGGTCTATACTAAAGGAGCTGACTCTGTCATCATGGACCTGGCTGAGTTGACTACAG atgcagagcaggcagacagcaggcagggCCACATCAGAGATCAAACTCAGAAGCACCTGGACAGCTATGCAAGAGAAGGACTCCGCACACTCTGCATTGCAAAAAGG gttctggaggaagaggagtatgATAATTGGTTAAAGCATCAGCGTTTTGCGGAGACTAGCATAGAAAACCGAGAGGAACTACTACTGGAATCTGCCCAGAGACTGGaatgcaaactcacacttttGG GGGCAACTGGAATTGTGGACAGACTCCAGGAGGAGGTCCCAGAGACCATTGAGGCACTTCAGAAGGCAGGGGTCAGAATATGGGTCCTCACAGGGGACAAACAAGAGACTGCTATAAATATTGCTTGCGCCTGCAAACTGTTGAGGCCCAGCGACCAACTGCTGACAGCTAACTGTGGTAGTAAA GAGGCATGTGAGGCTTTGTTCCAAGAATTGCTTGCGGAGGTTGAACACAATCAGCTAACATCAGAGGCGACTGGCTTCACATTGGTCATCAATGGGTACACTCTAGATTTGGTTCTGCAGGGCAAGCTAAAAGAGGAATTCCTGGAACTCAGTAGGCATTGCAAGGCTGTCATCTGTTGCCGCTCCACCCCCTTGCAGAAGAGTCAGGTGGTACAACTCGTGAGGGACCAGCTGGGTGTCATGACCCTAGCCATAG GTGATGGAGCCAATGACGTCAGCATGATCCAGGTGGCAGATGTGGGTGTTGGAATATCTGGCCAGGAGGGCATGCAG GCTGTTATGTCCAGTGACTTTGCAATCTCCAGGTTCAAGCATCTTCGTAAACTGATGCTGGTTCATGGCCACTGGTGCTACACACGCCTGGCCAACATGGTCCTTTACTTTTTCTATAAGAATGTG ATGTACGTCAACTTGCTGTTCTACTACCAATTCTTCTGTGGCTTTTCTGGAAGTGTCATGACCAACTCCTGGGTCCTCATCTTCTTCAACCTCCTCTTCACCTCAGCCCCTCCACTGCTGTACGGCATCCTGGACAGGGATGTGACTGCCAGCACCCTCATCAAGTTACCACAACTTTACAAGTTCGGAAATAATTCCATG GCCTACCAGTCTTCTACCTTCTGGCTCACAATCCTGGATGCTTTCTACCAAAGCCTTGTTTGCTTCTTTGTGCCTTACTTT GCATATGCAGGGTCAGATGTAGACATCCTTTCCTTTGGATCACCCATCAATGCCTCTGCCCTCCTCATCATCTTGCTGCATCAAGTACTCGAGAGCCACACACTG ACATGGTTACATGGGTTGGTGCTATTGGGCAGTGGTCTCTTCTATTTCGGCTTCACCTTGGTCTTTAGCTGCCTGTGTGTGACGTGCAGTCCACCGACCAACCCCCTGGGAGTCGAAACGCTGCAAATGTCCCAACCCCTTTTTTATGCTGTGTGTACCCTCACCACAGTCCTTGCACTGCTACCAAG AATGTTGCTCCATGCCTTGCACAACACAATATCTCCCTCCAGTGCACTGGCTGCTGCTCAGTGGGACAAACTGAACCCAGAAGAATACTGGAAAAGGATGCAGCGCTGGAACCACACCCAGGCCAAGGCCAGAAGCCTTCATGTGGACGACATGGTCCTTCAGAACCCTGATGCGGAACTCATTACCCAGGATCTTCAAGAGTGCAACACAAATACTGGCCCAGTTGTCTCTTGA